One part of the Haliotis asinina isolate JCU_RB_2024 chromosome 2, JCU_Hal_asi_v2, whole genome shotgun sequence genome encodes these proteins:
- the LOC137272045 gene encoding fibrinogen C domain-containing protein 1-A-like — MLPSLNDVLCIIPSQTTSHFVAQDCASILKEYPNAKDGVYKIQPSDEQGSFKAYCDMTQDGGGWLVIQRRVDGQVDFYRTWFQYMDGFGDLTGEFWLGNEKIHRVTKQTSYELRVDLTFTDGETGVAHYNNFRLGNMSTFYTLAVSGFTGNSGDKMGWHNSQRFSAKNLDLDQTTTEHCAVKYHGAWWYNACHSSNLNGLYNDTTSRGMKWGGGHVCTHTSMKIRPYHGNEED; from the exons ATGTTGCCAAGCTTAAATGATGTTCTTTGCATTATACCAAGTCAGACCACGTCACATTTTGTTGCTCAAG ACTGTGCAAGCATTTTGAAGGAGTATCCTAATGCTAAAGATGGCGTGTACAAGATACAACCCTCAGACGAACAAGGCTCCTTCAAAGCGTACTGTGACATGACCCAAGATGGAGGCGGTTGGCTG GTGATACAACGGAGAGTAGATGGCCAGGTGGATTTCTACAGGACTTGGTTTCAGTATATGGATGGCTTTGGCGATCTCACCGGGGAGTTCTGGCTGG GTAACGAGAAGATACACCGTGTCACCAAACAGACAAGCTACGAACTACGAGTAGACCTCACGTTTACTGACGGGGAGACTGGCGTTGCCCACTACAACAACTTCCGTCTAGGCAACATGTCAACCTTCTACACTCTTGCCGTCAGTGGTTTCACAGGCAATTCAG GGGACAAGATGGGGTGGCATAATTCACAGCGCTTCAGTGCTAAAAACCTGGACTTGGACCAAACAACGACTGAACATTGTGCTGTGAAATATCATGGAGCTTGGTGGTACAATGCTTGTCACAGCTCCAACCTCAATGGTCTTTACAACGACACCACAAGCAGGGGAATGAAATGGGGAGGTGGCCATGTCTGCACACATACAAGTATGAAAATCCGCCCATATCATGGCAACGAGGAAGACTAA
- the LOC137272923 gene encoding fibrinogen C domain-containing protein 1-A-like, producing MIWLLVVSQLLFGFSSKANVVKKHCQLIEEYKEFQTTMDTYLASSDDVCQGESVNYTDCASILKEYPNAKDGVYKIQPSDEQGSFKAYCDMTQDGGGWLVIQRRVDGQVDFYRTWFQYMDGFGNLTGEFWLGNEKIHRVTKQTTYELRVDLTFTDGETGVAHYINFRLGNMSTFYTLAVSGFTGNSGDKMGWHNSQRFSAKNLDLDQTTTEHCAVKYHGAWWYNACHSSNLNGLYNDTTNRGMKWGGTNVCTHTSLKIRPYHGNEED from the exons ATGATTTGGTTACTTGTTGTTTCACAGCTCCTATTTGGATTTTCATCCAAAGCAAATGTAGTAAAGAAACATTGTCAACTGATAGAAGAGTACAAGGAATTCCAGACTACCATGGATACATACCTGGCATCGAGTGACGATGTCTGTCAAGGTGAATCTGTCAACTACACTG ACTGTGCAAGCATTTTGAAGGAGTATCCTAATGCTAAAGATGGCGTGTACAAGATACAACCCTCAGACGAACAAGGCTCCTTCAAAGCGTACTGTGACATGACCCAAGATGGAGGCGGTTGGCTG GTGATACAACGGAGAGTAGATGGCCAGGTGGATTTCTACAGGACTTGGTTTCAGTATATGGATGGCTTTGGCAATCTCACCGGGGAGTTCTGGCTGG GTAACGAGAAGATACACCGTGTCACCAAACAGACAACGTACGAACTACGAGTAGACCTCACGTTTACTGACGGGGAGACTGGCGTTGCCCACTACATCAACTTCCGTCTAGGCAACATGTCAACCTTCTACACTCTTGCCGTCAGTGGCTTCACGGGCAATTCAG GGGACAAGATGGGGTGGCATAATTCACAGCGCTTCAGTGCTAAAAACCTGGACTTGGACCAAACAACGACTGAACATTGTGCTGTGAAATATCATGGAGCTTGGTGGTACAATGCTTGTCACAGCTCCAACCTCAATGGTCTTTACAACGACACCACAAATAGAGGAATGAAATGGGGAGGTACCAATGTCTGCACACATACAAGTTTAAAAATCCGCCCATATCATGGCAACGAGGAAGACTAA